One Paraburkholderia kururiensis DNA window includes the following coding sequences:
- a CDS encoding cytochrome b — protein sequence MAYSTPPKYDPFSRLLHWLIFALLVAQFIVAWTMPGIHRGTQPVGLITWHLELGTAIVAVMIVRLIWRAVRREPAPVEGSAMLRSVARLTHGVLYLLLIAQPLMGWANASSRGWSLTLFGVIPLPPLSAEGSALGHEMGDLHSALAWGLLGLIGLHVAAALYHHFVLRDGVIRRMLPGA from the coding sequence ATGGCCTATTCCACTCCCCCCAAATACGATCCCTTTTCGAGATTGCTGCACTGGCTCATCTTCGCGTTGCTCGTCGCGCAGTTCATTGTGGCGTGGACCATGCCGGGCATCCATCGCGGCACGCAGCCTGTCGGGCTCATCACGTGGCATCTCGAACTGGGTACTGCCATCGTCGCCGTCATGATCGTGCGGCTCATATGGCGGGCAGTGCGCCGTGAACCGGCGCCTGTCGAAGGATCGGCCATGCTGCGTTCGGTAGCGCGTCTCACGCATGGCGTCCTTTATCTGCTGCTGATCGCGCAACCGTTGATGGGGTGGGCCAACGCGTCGTCGAGGGGATGGTCGCTCACGCTGTTCGGCGTAATTCCACTGCCGCCTCTCTCGGCTGAGGGATCCGCACTCGGGCACGAAATGGGCGATCTGCACAGTGCTCTCGCCTGGGGACTGCTTGGCTTGATCGGCCTGCATGTGGCGGCCGCGCTCTACCATCACTTCGTATTACGTGACGGCGTGATTCGCCGCATGTTGCCGGGTGCTTGA
- a CDS encoding DUF2288 domain-containing protein produces MFQPNTMTTNPASHSPLYLKLLGETAKIDWQDLERFFAQGKLLRVARDLDLVSVAEAIASDDTQQVTRWLSVGLVERMQADTAADFAARNPELWAVVVSPWVCVQERS; encoded by the coding sequence ATGTTCCAGCCCAATACGATGACGACGAACCCAGCCTCCCACAGCCCGCTCTATCTCAAGCTTCTTGGCGAAACGGCGAAGATCGACTGGCAGGATCTCGAACGCTTTTTCGCGCAAGGCAAGCTGCTGCGAGTGGCGCGCGATCTTGATCTCGTGAGCGTCGCCGAGGCGATCGCAAGCGACGACACGCAGCAGGTCACGCGGTGGCTTTCTGTGGGACTTGTCGAGCGCATGCAGGCAGACACGGCGGCGGACTTCGCGGCCCGCAATCCTGAGCTGTGGGCCGTCGTCGTGTCGCCCTGGGTGTGTGTTCAGGAGCGCAGTTGA
- a CDS encoding MATE family efflux transporter, producing the protein MSSPAGEQAASPPAPEGWHRRVLTLAFPIVIANLTQPILAAVDTAVAGHFDGAANLGGVALGGLFFNFVFWGFGFLRMGTTGLVAQAFGANDAAALRINVVRALVLALVAGLAILVLQGPLIEHALRAIGGSEDVRRNAQIYCRARIGSAPFALANYVVLGYLLGVQRVRTALVIQVFINAANVVALLLYVYGFGWSIAGIGAATATADALGFVLGAIVLWQLRPRNLPPLDRAQLADRVALKRLVAINRDIFLRTLCILGAFGWFAHLGASQGDAILAANALLLNFQTFMAYGLDGFAHAAEALVGAATGAGNRHAFRQSVRVTMFWSGLGALGFALVYGAAGDWIIERLTDQHAIRVAAEVFLPWAAVSPIVSVWGFLLDGVFIGATRTRDLMYSMALSAGVFMVASWALVTPFGNHGLWAALLLFMAARGITLLMRLPRLAVSVGAHQP; encoded by the coding sequence TTGAGCAGCCCTGCCGGCGAACAGGCTGCTTCCCCGCCGGCTCCGGAGGGCTGGCACCGGCGGGTTCTGACGCTCGCCTTCCCCATCGTTATCGCGAACCTGACCCAGCCCATTCTGGCCGCGGTGGATACCGCCGTGGCCGGCCATTTCGACGGCGCGGCGAATCTGGGCGGCGTCGCGCTGGGCGGCCTCTTTTTCAATTTCGTCTTCTGGGGCTTCGGCTTCCTGCGCATGGGCACGACCGGGCTGGTCGCGCAGGCGTTCGGCGCGAACGATGCCGCCGCGTTGCGGATCAACGTCGTGCGGGCGCTGGTACTCGCGCTCGTGGCGGGCCTGGCGATTCTCGTGCTGCAAGGCCCACTGATCGAGCACGCGCTGCGCGCGATCGGCGGCAGCGAAGACGTCCGGCGAAATGCGCAGATCTATTGCCGCGCGCGAATCGGCTCCGCGCCGTTTGCGCTCGCGAATTACGTCGTGCTCGGATACCTGCTTGGCGTGCAGCGGGTCCGCACGGCGCTCGTCATCCAGGTGTTCATCAACGCGGCCAACGTCGTCGCCTTACTGCTTTACGTGTATGGATTCGGCTGGAGCATCGCAGGCATCGGAGCCGCGACGGCGACCGCGGACGCGCTCGGCTTCGTGCTTGGCGCCATCGTGCTGTGGCAGTTGCGGCCACGCAATCTGCCGCCGCTCGATCGCGCGCAGCTCGCCGATCGCGTCGCGCTGAAACGACTGGTGGCGATCAATCGCGACATCTTCCTGCGCACCCTGTGCATCCTCGGCGCATTCGGATGGTTCGCGCACCTGGGTGCAAGCCAGGGTGACGCGATTCTGGCTGCCAACGCCCTGCTGCTCAATTTTCAGACCTTCATGGCGTACGGACTCGACGGTTTCGCCCACGCCGCGGAGGCGCTCGTGGGCGCAGCAACGGGCGCGGGCAATCGCCACGCCTTCCGGCAATCCGTCAGGGTCACGATGTTCTGGTCTGGACTGGGTGCGCTGGGGTTTGCGCTGGTGTACGGCGCGGCAGGTGACTGGATCATCGAGCGGCTGACGGATCAGCATGCGATTCGGGTTGCCGCGGAGGTTTTTCTGCCGTGGGCGGCGGTATCGCCGATCGTATCGGTGTGGGGCTTTCTGCTCGATGGCGTCTTCATTGGCGCCACGCGCACGCGGGACCTGATGTACTCCATGGCACTGTCGGCCGGCGTCTTTATGGTTGCGTCGTGGGCGCTTGTTACGCCATTCGGCAATCACGGACTATGGGCCGCGCTGCTGCTGTTCATGGCGGCACGCGGCATCACGCTGCTCATGCGACTGCCGCGGCTCGCGGTGTCGGTAGGGGCGCACCAGCCGTAG